One stretch of Streptomyces hygroscopicus DNA includes these proteins:
- a CDS encoding modular polyketide synthase yields the protein MVLAPEQKGGALHEAVATALNRHGAMVETVVVAPDDPRRWADTLAALAPHTTAPVVGVLSLLARDEAAGLHRTLRLIQGLEAAGLFAPLWCVTQGAVSVGGHDPLTGPAQALVWGLGRVAAQELATRWGGLVDLPQELDERTTARLCAVLAAGAHEDQVAVRAAGILGRRIVRAPRLGDVLDDGWAPGPGTVLITGGTGALGSQVARRLAARGAEHLLLVSRRGDTAPGAAELVAELTASGAKATVAACDVGDADALRALVASIPAAYPLTSVFHTAAVLDDAAISALTPEQVGRVLRVKADAAWRLHELTRDLELSAFVLFSSLAGTVGMVGQGNYAPGNAYVDALARHRRSRGLVATSVAWGSWGRGGMAERDAVTELRLRHGVPLLPPESAIRALEAALADGETALVIADVDWDRFAHAYTAARPSHLLDEIPEARRALGPVDGAGAGVPGGDTVASLRDRLADAKPEERERRLLDAVRGQVAAVLGHDSAGAVGTRRPFLELGLDSVTAVELRNRLGSVTGLRLPATMIFDFPTVAELVDYLSTQLFPGTAPDTEGPDGAVEAATSDGTAELDGLERLLGTLPSDAPARSEIADRLRRLLRSAVDSVDTVNTVEEPVASEDLEAATNDELFDYIEKEFGIS from the coding sequence GTGGTCCTCGCGCCCGAGCAGAAGGGCGGGGCGCTGCATGAGGCGGTCGCCACGGCCCTGAACCGGCACGGGGCCATGGTGGAGACGGTGGTCGTGGCGCCCGACGATCCGCGCCGCTGGGCCGACACCCTCGCCGCGCTCGCCCCGCACACCACGGCGCCCGTCGTCGGTGTGCTCTCGCTGCTCGCCCGTGACGAGGCCGCCGGGCTGCACCGCACCCTGCGGCTGATCCAGGGCCTGGAGGCGGCGGGTCTGTTCGCGCCGCTGTGGTGTGTCACCCAGGGCGCGGTGTCCGTCGGCGGCCACGATCCGCTGACCGGCCCGGCGCAGGCGCTGGTGTGGGGTCTGGGCCGGGTGGCGGCGCAGGAACTCGCCACTCGCTGGGGCGGGTTGGTGGATCTGCCCCAGGAGCTGGACGAACGGACGACGGCCCGGCTGTGCGCCGTACTGGCCGCCGGTGCCCACGAGGACCAGGTGGCGGTCCGCGCCGCCGGGATCCTCGGACGCCGTATCGTCAGGGCGCCACGCCTCGGCGATGTGCTCGACGACGGCTGGGCCCCCGGCCCTGGCACGGTCCTGATCACCGGTGGCACCGGAGCCCTCGGCAGCCAGGTGGCCCGTCGGCTCGCGGCCCGTGGCGCCGAGCATCTGCTGCTCGTCAGCCGCCGGGGCGACACCGCGCCGGGAGCGGCCGAGCTGGTGGCGGAGCTGACCGCCTCGGGGGCCAAGGCGACGGTGGCGGCCTGCGACGTCGGGGACGCCGACGCGCTCCGCGCGCTCGTGGCGTCGATTCCGGCCGCGTACCCGCTGACCTCGGTGTTCCACACGGCGGCCGTCCTGGACGACGCCGCCATCTCCGCCCTCACCCCCGAGCAGGTGGGCCGCGTGCTGCGGGTCAAGGCCGATGCGGCGTGGCGGCTGCATGAGCTGACCCGGGACCTGGAGCTGTCCGCGTTCGTGCTGTTCTCCTCCCTGGCGGGCACCGTGGGCATGGTGGGCCAGGGCAACTACGCGCCCGGCAACGCCTATGTGGACGCCCTGGCCCGCCACCGCCGCTCGCGGGGGCTGGTGGCCACCTCCGTGGCCTGGGGTTCGTGGGGGCGGGGCGGTATGGCCGAACGGGACGCGGTGACCGAGCTGCGGCTGCGCCATGGCGTACCGCTGCTGCCGCCGGAGTCGGCGATCCGTGCGCTGGAGGCGGCGCTGGCGGACGGCGAGACGGCCCTGGTGATCGCCGATGTCGACTGGGACCGCTTCGCCCACGCCTACACCGCCGCCCGCCCCAGCCATCTGCTCGATGAGATCCCCGAGGCCCGGCGGGCGCTCGGCCCGGTCGACGGTGCGGGGGCCGGGGTCCCGGGCGGCGATACGGTGGCGTCCCTGCGCGACCGGCTCGCCGACGCCAAGCCCGAGGAGCGCGAACGGCGGCTCCTCGATGCCGTACGCGGCCAGGTGGCCGCCGTCCTCGGCCATGACTCGGCCGGGGCCGTGGGCACCAGGCGGCCGTTCCTGGAGCTCGGTCTGGACTCGGTCACCGCGGTGGAGCTGCGCAACCGGCTCGGGAGCGTCACGGGGCTCCGGCTGCCCGCCACCATGATCTTCGACTTCCCGACAGTGGCCGAACTCGTCGACTATCTGAGCACACAGCTCTTCCCCGGCACCGCGCCCGATACCGAGGGCCCGGATGGCGCCGTCGAAGCGGCCACGAGCGATGGCACGGCCGAACTCGACGGTTTGGAACGGCTGTTGGGGACGCTGCCGAGCGACGCCCCCGCCCGTTCCGAGATCGCCGACCGACTGCGCCGGCTGCTCCGGTCCGCCGTGGACTCCGTGGACACCGTGAACACCGTCGAGGAACCGGTGGCGTCCGAGGACCTCGAAGCGGCCACCAACGACGAGCTCTTCGACTACATCGAGAAGGAATTCGGGATCTCCTGA
- a CDS encoding modular polyketide synthase yields the protein MEFGAFLDRVDHFDADFFGISPREAAAMDPQQRLMLELGWETLEDAGLTPARIAQGRTGVFVGAINDDYATLLRRHGDSAVTHHTLTGLQRGMIANRLSYLLRTRGPSMVVDSGQSSSLVAVHTACQSLRNGECDTALAGGVHLNLAYDGALSAARFGGLSPDGRCFTFDSRANGFVRGEGGGLVLLKPLARALADGDRIHGVLRGGAVNNDGGGDSLTTPSRTAQEEVLRRAYVAAGVGPDEVQYVELHGTGTAVGDPIEAAALAEVVGTARTKDRPLLVGSAKTNVGHLEGAAGITGLIKVLLCLKAAHLPPSLNFHTPNPAIPLEEWNLRVQTELSAWPRPDAPLIAGVSSFGVGGTNAHVIVERAPAGRLAEGGGGAGVRGGVPGVRGSAGGARSRVPDALAGGVLPWVVSGRSAAGVRAQAARLREFAADGEVSPADIAWSLAEHRTALEHRAVVVAGDRDGFLAGLDALASGEPSAHVVNGVAASESTAGPVFVFPGQGSQWVGMAAELLDVSPVFAASIDRCARALAPHTDWDLLDVLRETEDGAALERAEVLQPALWAVMVSLTRVWRSLGVVPSVVVGHSQGEIAAACAAGALSLEDGARLIAVRSRLAGALIGRGGLASIGASAERAAELFAGRDDVWIAAVNGPGATVVGGSLEGLAEVMARAEAAGLRHRAVATAYASHTPHVEAIREEFLRLAAPIAPRAGDVPMYSTVTAAPIAGEALDAAYWYRNLREQVRFHDTVQRLIADGNSLFLESSSHPVLATAVQDTGGLAVGTLRRGEGDTRRLLLSLAQLWVHGAAPDWATVFAGTGARRAELPGRAFQRRRHWFDTVASPAATDLAPGLAPDLAQDLAQDLAPDLAQGLDVAHQVRAQAAAVLGHTTAAELDTGRTFKDLGFDSISLSDLCNRINTALGTRLSPAALFSHPTPARLAEHLAATTSTSATGPAPSGAPPAPAAATGRDEPIAIIAMSCRLPGGVRSPEDLWRLVADGRDAISPFPDDRGWDLERLHAAEGAGSSFARSGGFIDGATDFDARFFGISPREALAMDPQQRLLLETSWELLERAGIAPGALRASRTGVFVGTMDQEYGPRLHEAPEAVDGYLLTGKTASVASGRIAYLLGLTGPAITLDTACSSSLVALHLAVQSLRRGESSLALAGGVTVLNTPGIFTEFSRQGGLSRDGRCKAFAAGADGTGMAEGVGMLLVERLSDARRNGHRVLGVIRGTAVNQDGASNGLTAPNGLSQEQVVRQALADAHLTPSDVDLIEAHGTGTALGDPIEAQALLATYGRNRPADRPVLLGSVKSNIGHTQAAAGVAGVIKSVMAMRHGVVPATLHVDEPTPHVDWASGGVELVTEGRPWPEAGRARRAGVSSFGISGTNAHMVLEEPPPAAVPSPAARPATSAVAVWTEGVLPWVVSGRTPAALRAQAARLRAFAADSDASPSDVGWALATQRAALEHRAVVVAGDRDDFLAGLDAIASGEPAGQVIGGAVEGASEGAAGPVFVFPGQGSQWVGMAAELLAVSTVFAESIDRCAQALAPHIGWDLLDVLRETGDDAALERVDMVQPALWAVMVSLAQVWRSLGVEPSAVVGHSQGEIAAACVAGVLSLEDGARLVALRSRLIARELAGLGGMVSLATSADQAHELLTGRDDVWIAAVNGPTSTVVAGSPTGLADVMAQAEATAIRARAIAVDYASHTPHVERIREQLLQLAAPITPRTGDIPMYSTVTATPVNGATLDAEYWYRNLRQPVRLHHTLQALLGDGHTRFLESSAHPVLTTAVEETGHAADRPVLATGTLRRDHGGVRQLLGALATLWAHGVDPDWTAVFASGATAPVDLPTYAFQRERYWLTPIGPAAAVRVDLPSAAATEGPEAAEGPEALDGFARRVTDAAEGAPRLRVALDEVCRHAAAVLGLSSVGEVETRKVFRDLGFDSLTAVELRNRLATATGTALAPSVVFDHPTPLALAEHLLDRITGRDTAGADPYATGAVVPGAVVPGAVVPGAVVPGAVVPGAAAMDEAIAIVATSCRFPAGVRSPEDLWRLLMSDQDTLSPFPADRGWDLDALYHPDPERPGSSYVHQGGFLPDAADFDADFFGISPREATAMDPQQRLLLETSWEALEHAGIDPLSLRGSRTGVFIGLVPHGYGGEGADTKGAEGYLFTGAAGSVASGRVAYSLGLTGPAVTVDTACSSSLVALHLAVQALRNGDCGMALVGGVSVISTPGVFSEFSHQRGLAPDGRCKPFAAAADGTAWAEGAGVLLVERLSEARRNGHQVLAVVRGSAVNQDGASNGLTAPNGPAQQAVIRQALANARLTPSDVDVIEAHGTGTALGDPIEAQALLATYGQARSADRPALLGSMKAHVGHTGAAAGVAGIIKMVLALRHGVVPRTLHVDEPTPQVDWASGAVTLVTANTRWPEAERARRAAVSSFGVSGTNAHVILEAAPHAETTTESAPTEGALPWVISARSEPALRAQAAQLRAFAATSDRHPADIGWTLAQHRAPLEHRAVIVATDRDTFLAGLDAIATGEPAPHVVSGIVSGEPPSGAVFVFPGQGSQWVGMAAELLDSSVAFAESIDQCAQALAPHIDWDLLDVLRETGDDTALERVDVVQPALWAVMVSLAQVWRSLGIEPSAVIGHSQGEIAAACVAGALTLEDGARLIALRSRLIAEELAGHGGMVSLTTPADQAHELLTGHDDVWIATVNGPTATVIAGTPTALTDVMAQAEAIGIRARAIAVDYASHTPHVERIRDQLLQLAAPITPRTGDIPMYSTVTAAPIDGATLDAEYWYRNLRQPVRFHDTVHTLVTDGHTLFLETSPHPVLTTAIQETGTHATGTPHPPPQPRWHPATPHHPRHPLDPRPHPQLANPPHPPHHHPHRPPHLPLPTPPLLAGHRGPAPAPRYGGPGCARGFLGGRGARGPGGAGADPAVGRFTGGVDDPAARAVGVASTAERGVHDGCVAVSRGLEAAARHHRARAVRHVARGPRARAEGRGAA from the coding sequence ATGGAATTCGGCGCCTTCCTGGACCGGGTGGACCACTTCGACGCCGACTTCTTCGGTATATCGCCGCGCGAGGCCGCCGCCATGGACCCCCAGCAGCGGCTGATGCTCGAACTCGGCTGGGAAACCCTGGAAGACGCGGGCCTCACCCCGGCCCGGATCGCGCAAGGGCGGACAGGGGTGTTCGTCGGCGCCATCAACGACGACTACGCCACTTTGCTGCGGCGGCACGGCGACTCAGCGGTCACCCATCACACCCTGACCGGTCTCCAGCGCGGCATGATCGCCAACCGGCTCTCCTATCTGCTGCGGACCCGCGGCCCCAGCATGGTGGTGGACTCGGGTCAGTCGTCCTCGCTGGTCGCGGTGCACACGGCCTGCCAGAGCCTGCGCAACGGCGAATGCGACACCGCTCTCGCGGGCGGTGTCCACCTCAATCTCGCGTACGACGGCGCGCTCAGCGCCGCACGCTTCGGTGGGCTCTCCCCGGACGGCCGGTGTTTCACCTTCGACTCCCGGGCCAACGGCTTCGTCCGAGGCGAGGGCGGCGGTCTGGTGCTGCTCAAACCCCTCGCCCGCGCGCTCGCCGACGGCGACCGGATCCATGGGGTGCTGCGCGGCGGCGCGGTCAACAACGACGGCGGCGGGGACAGTCTCACCACCCCCAGCCGGACCGCCCAGGAGGAGGTGCTGCGCCGGGCGTACGTCGCGGCCGGAGTCGGCCCCGACGAGGTGCAGTACGTCGAACTGCACGGCACCGGCACGGCCGTCGGCGACCCCATCGAGGCGGCGGCGCTGGCCGAGGTGGTCGGCACCGCGCGCACGAAGGACCGCCCGCTGCTGGTGGGGTCCGCCAAGACGAACGTGGGCCATCTGGAAGGGGCCGCGGGCATCACCGGCCTGATCAAGGTCCTGCTCTGCCTCAAGGCGGCGCACCTCCCGCCCAGCCTCAACTTCCACACCCCCAACCCCGCGATTCCGCTGGAGGAATGGAATCTGCGGGTGCAGACCGAGCTGTCGGCGTGGCCGCGCCCGGATGCGCCGCTGATCGCCGGGGTGTCATCCTTCGGCGTCGGCGGGACCAACGCCCATGTGATCGTGGAGCGGGCCCCGGCGGGGCGGCTCGCGGAGGGTGGCGGGGGCGCGGGCGTGCGGGGCGGTGTCCCGGGCGTGCGGGGCAGTGCCGGGGGCGCCCGCAGCCGTGTCCCGGATGCCCTGGCCGGTGGGGTGCTGCCGTGGGTGGTCTCGGGTCGGTCGGCCGCCGGAGTGCGGGCGCAGGCGGCGCGGCTACGGGAGTTCGCGGCGGACGGTGAGGTCTCCCCCGCCGACATCGCTTGGTCGCTCGCGGAACACCGAACGGCACTGGAACACCGTGCCGTGGTGGTGGCCGGGGACCGCGACGGGTTCCTGGCCGGGCTGGACGCGCTGGCCTCCGGTGAGCCCTCCGCCCATGTGGTCAATGGGGTGGCCGCGAGCGAGTCGACCGCGGGTCCGGTGTTCGTCTTTCCGGGTCAGGGATCGCAGTGGGTGGGCATGGCCGCCGAACTGCTCGACGTCTCGCCCGTGTTCGCCGCATCCATCGACCGGTGCGCCCGGGCCCTGGCCCCGCACACCGACTGGGATCTCCTCGACGTTCTGCGGGAGACCGAGGACGGCGCCGCGCTGGAGCGGGCGGAAGTGCTGCAGCCCGCGCTCTGGGCCGTGATGGTCTCGCTGACGCGGGTGTGGCGTTCGCTCGGCGTCGTCCCGTCGGTGGTGGTGGGCCACTCACAGGGCGAGATCGCGGCGGCCTGCGCGGCCGGAGCGCTGTCGCTGGAGGACGGCGCCCGGCTGATCGCCGTGCGCAGCCGACTCGCCGGGGCGCTGATCGGCCGGGGCGGTCTCGCGTCCATCGGCGCGTCGGCGGAGCGGGCGGCCGAGCTGTTCGCGGGCCGGGACGACGTATGGATCGCCGCGGTCAACGGTCCCGGCGCGACGGTGGTCGGGGGCAGCCTGGAGGGGCTGGCCGAGGTCATGGCCAGGGCGGAGGCCGCCGGGCTGCGCCACCGCGCGGTGGCCACGGCGTATGCCTCGCACACCCCGCATGTCGAGGCGATCCGCGAGGAGTTCCTGCGGCTCGCGGCGCCGATCGCCCCGCGCGCCGGGGACGTGCCGATGTACTCGACCGTCACCGCCGCCCCCATCGCGGGCGAGGCGCTGGACGCCGCGTACTGGTACCGCAACCTCCGCGAACAGGTCCGCTTCCACGACACCGTCCAGCGCCTGATCGCCGACGGCAACTCCCTCTTCCTGGAGAGCAGTTCGCACCCGGTGCTCGCCACCGCCGTCCAGGACACGGGCGGCCTCGCCGTCGGCACCCTGCGCCGGGGCGAGGGCGACACCCGGCGACTGCTCCTCTCGCTGGCCCAGCTCTGGGTGCACGGGGCCGCCCCCGACTGGGCGACGGTGTTCGCCGGGACCGGCGCCCGCCGGGCCGAGCTGCCCGGCCGGGCCTTCCAGCGGCGGCGCCACTGGTTCGACACCGTGGCCTCCCCGGCGGCCACGGACCTCGCCCCGGGCCTTGCCCCGGACCTCGCCCAGGACCTCGCCCAGGACCTCGCCCCGGACCTCGCCCAGGGCCTCGATGTGGCCCATCAGGTGCGGGCCCAGGCCGCCGCCGTCCTCGGACATACGACGGCGGCCGAGCTCGACACCGGGCGGACCTTCAAGGACCTCGGCTTCGACTCGATCTCGCTCAGCGATCTGTGCAACCGCATCAACACCGCACTGGGCACCCGCCTCTCCCCCGCCGCGCTCTTCAGCCACCCGACCCCGGCCAGGCTCGCGGAACACCTCGCCGCCACCACGTCCACGTCCGCCACCGGGCCCGCGCCCTCCGGGGCACCCCCCGCACCCGCCGCGGCCACCGGCAGGGACGAGCCGATCGCCATCATCGCGATGAGCTGCCGCCTCCCCGGCGGTGTGCGATCCCCGGAGGACCTGTGGCGGCTGGTGGCGGACGGACGGGACGCCATCTCGCCGTTCCCGGACGACCGGGGCTGGGACCTCGAACGGCTGCACGCCGCCGAGGGCGCCGGCAGCAGCTTCGCCCGCAGCGGTGGATTCATCGACGGGGCCACGGACTTCGACGCCCGCTTCTTCGGCATCTCCCCGCGCGAAGCCCTGGCGATGGACCCTCAGCAACGGCTGCTGCTGGAGACCTCCTGGGAGCTGCTGGAACGCGCGGGCATCGCCCCGGGCGCGCTGCGCGCCAGCCGTACCGGTGTGTTCGTCGGCACCATGGACCAGGAGTACGGGCCACGGCTGCACGAGGCGCCGGAGGCGGTGGACGGCTATCTCCTCACCGGCAAGACCGCCAGTGTCGCCTCCGGCCGGATCGCCTATCTGCTCGGGCTCACCGGGCCCGCCATCACCCTGGACACCGCCTGCTCGTCCTCGCTGGTGGCCCTGCATCTCGCGGTGCAATCGCTGCGGCGGGGCGAATCCTCACTGGCCCTGGCCGGCGGGGTGACGGTCCTCAACACCCCGGGAATCTTCACCGAGTTCAGCCGCCAGGGCGGGCTGTCCCGCGACGGCCGGTGCAAGGCGTTCGCGGCCGGGGCCGATGGCACCGGAATGGCGGAGGGCGTCGGCATGCTGCTGGTGGAGCGGCTGTCCGACGCCCGCCGCAACGGCCATCGGGTGCTCGGGGTGATCCGTGGCACGGCGGTCAACCAGGACGGCGCCTCCAACGGCCTCACCGCGCCCAACGGCCTCTCGCAGGAGCAGGTGGTCCGGCAGGCGCTGGCCGACGCGCATCTCACGCCGTCCGATGTGGATCTGATCGAGGCGCACGGCACGGGCACGGCACTCGGCGATCCGATCGAGGCACAGGCGCTGCTCGCCACGTACGGCCGGAACCGGCCCGCCGATCGGCCCGTACTGCTGGGCTCGGTGAAGTCCAACATCGGCCATACGCAGGCGGCGGCCGGAGTCGCGGGCGTCATCAAGTCGGTCATGGCGATGCGGCACGGGGTCGTCCCCGCCACGCTGCATGTGGACGAGCCGACCCCGCATGTCGACTGGGCCTCCGGCGGTGTGGAGCTGGTGACCGAGGGGCGTCCGTGGCCGGAGGCCGGACGGGCACGGCGGGCCGGGGTCTCGTCGTTCGGCATCAGCGGGACCAACGCCCATATGGTCCTGGAAGAGCCTCCACCGGCCGCCGTCCCCTCCCCCGCTGCCCGTCCCGCCACTTCGGCCGTGGCCGTGTGGACGGAGGGGGTGCTGCCATGGGTGGTGTCGGGCCGGACGCCCGCCGCGTTGCGGGCGCAGGCGGCCCGGCTACGGGCGTTCGCCGCCGACTCCGACGCCTCGCCGTCGGACGTCGGGTGGGCGCTGGCGACACAGCGGGCCGCCCTGGAACACCGTGCGGTGGTGGTGGCCGGGGACCGGGACGACTTCCTGGCCGGGCTGGACGCGATCGCCTCCGGTGAGCCCGCGGGTCAGGTGATCGGCGGCGCGGTCGAGGGTGCGTCGGAGGGCGCTGCTGGTCCGGTGTTCGTCTTTCCGGGGCAGGGGTCGCAATGGGTCGGTATGGCCGCCGAACTGCTGGCTGTCTCAACGGTGTTCGCCGAATCCATCGACCGCTGTGCTCAGGCCCTGGCCCCGCATATCGGCTGGGATCTGCTCGATGTGCTGCGGGAGACCGGGGATGACGCGGCGCTGGAACGGGTGGATATGGTCCAGCCCGCCCTCTGGGCCGTGATGGTGTCCCTCGCCCAGGTGTGGCGTTCGCTCGGCGTCGAGCCCTCCGCCGTTGTAGGCCACTCTCAGGGCGAGATCGCGGCCGCGTGCGTGGCCGGTGTGCTCTCCCTGGAGGACGGCGCACGGCTCGTGGCGTTGCGCAGCCGCCTCATCGCGCGGGAACTGGCCGGGCTCGGCGGCATGGTCTCCCTCGCCACCTCCGCCGACCAGGCGCATGAGCTGCTGACCGGCCGCGATGACGTATGGATCGCCGCCGTCAACGGACCCACCTCCACCGTCGTCGCCGGAAGCCCCACCGGGCTCGCCGACGTCATGGCACAAGCCGAGGCCACCGCGATCCGGGCCCGAGCGATCGCCGTCGACTACGCCTCCCACACGCCCCACGTCGAACGCATCCGGGAACAGCTCCTCCAGCTCGCCGCACCCATCACCCCCCGCACCGGCGACATCCCCATGTACTCCACCGTCACCGCCACCCCCGTCAACGGCGCAACCCTCGACGCCGAGTACTGGTACCGCAACCTCCGCCAACCCGTCCGTCTCCACCACACCCTCCAAGCCCTGCTGGGAGACGGCCACACCCGCTTCCTGGAGTCCAGCGCGCATCCGGTCCTGACCACCGCCGTCGAGGAGACCGGCCACGCCGCCGACCGGCCCGTCCTCGCCACCGGCACCCTGCGCCGTGACCACGGTGGCGTCCGGCAACTCCTCGGCGCGCTCGCCACCCTGTGGGCCCATGGTGTGGACCCCGACTGGACGGCGGTGTTCGCATCCGGCGCCACCGCACCCGTCGATCTGCCCACCTACGCCTTCCAGCGCGAGCGCTACTGGCTCACGCCCATCGGCCCCGCCGCCGCCGTGCGGGTCGACCTGCCGTCCGCCGCGGCGACCGAGGGGCCCGAGGCGGCCGAAGGACCCGAGGCGCTCGACGGCTTCGCACGCCGGGTGACCGACGCGGCCGAGGGCGCGCCGCGGTTGCGGGTGGCGCTCGACGAGGTGTGCCGCCACGCCGCCGCCGTGCTGGGTCTGTCGTCGGTGGGCGAAGTGGAGACGCGGAAGGTCTTCCGGGACCTCGGCTTCGACTCGCTGACCGCCGTGGAGCTACGGAACCGGCTGGCCACGGCGACGGGTACGGCGCTCGCGCCATCCGTCGTCTTCGACCATCCGACGCCCCTGGCGCTGGCCGAACATCTGCTGGACCGGATCACCGGCCGGGACACCGCCGGAGCGGACCCGTACGCGACGGGTGCCGTTGTGCCGGGCGCCGTTGTGCCGGGTGCCGTTGTGCCGGGTGCCGTTGTGCCGGGTGCCGTTGTGCCGGGTGCCGCCGCCATGGACGAGGCGATCGCGATCGTGGCGACGAGCTGTCGTTTCCCCGCGGGCGTACGGTCGCCCGAGGACCTGTGGCGGCTGCTGATGTCCGACCAGGACACGCTCTCCCCCTTCCCGGCGGATCGCGGCTGGGATCTCGACGCGCTGTACCACCCCGATCCCGAACGCCCCGGCAGCAGCTATGTCCACCAGGGCGGATTCCTCCCGGACGCCGCCGACTTCGACGCCGACTTCTTCGGCATCTCACCGCGCGAGGCGACGGCGATGGACCCCCAGCAGCGGCTGCTGCTGGAGACCTCCTGGGAAGCCCTGGAACACGCGGGCATCGACCCGCTGTCGCTGCGCGGCAGTCGCACCGGGGTGTTCATCGGCCTCGTACCGCACGGCTATGGCGGTGAGGGCGCCGACACCAAGGGCGCCGAGGGCTATCTCTTCACCGGGGCCGCGGGAAGCGTGGCATCCGGCCGGGTCGCCTACAGCCTCGGGCTGACCGGCCCGGCCGTCACGGTGGACACGGCGTGTTCGTCCTCGCTGGTGGCGCTGCATCTGGCCGTACAGGCGCTGCGCAACGGCGACTGCGGGATGGCGCTCGTGGGCGGCGTCTCGGTGATCTCCACACCGGGTGTGTTCTCCGAGTTCAGCCATCAGCGCGGGCTCGCCCCCGACGGCCGCTGCAAGCCCTTCGCGGCGGCGGCGGACGGCACCGCGTGGGCGGAGGGCGCAGGCGTACTGCTGGTCGAACGGCTGTCGGAGGCCCGCCGCAACGGCCACCAGGTGCTGGCCGTCGTCCGTGGCTCGGCGGTCAACCAGGACGGTGCCTCCAACGGCCTCACCGCGCCCAACGGTCCCGCCCAACAGGCGGTTATCCGGCAGGCTTTGGCGAACGCACGCCTGACGCCCTCCGACGTGGATGTGATCGAGGCACACGGAACGGGCACGGCCCTGGGCGACCCCATCGAGGCCCAGGCCCTGCTCGCCACCTACGGCCAGGCCCGATCCGCCGACCGGCCCGCGCTGCTGGGCTCGATGAAGGCCCATGTCGGCCACACCGGCGCGGCGGCCGGTGTCGCGGGCATCATCAAGATGGTGCTGGCCCTGCGCCACGGTGTCGTTCCACGCACCCTGCATGTGGACGAGCCGACCCCGCAGGTGGACTGGGCCTCCGGCGCGGTGACGCTGGTGACCGCGAACACGCGCTGGCCCGAGGCCGAACGGGCACGCCGCGCGGCGGTGTCCTCGTTCGGAGTCAGCGGCACCAACGCGCACGTCATCCTCGAAGCGGCACCACACGCAGAGACCACGACCGAATCCGCACCCACCGAGGGCGCGCTGCCGTGGGTCATCTCCGCACGCTCCGAGCCCGCGCTACGCGCACAAGCAGCGCAATTGCGCGCCTTCGCCGCCACCAGCGACCGGCATCCCGCCGACATCGGCTGGACCCTCGCCCAACACCGCGCCCCGCTCGAACACCGGGCGGTGATCGTGGCCACCGACCGGGACACCTTCCTGGCCGGACTGGACGCCATCGCCACCGGCGAACCCGCCCCCCATGTGGTCAGCGGAATCGTCTCGGGAGAACCGCCGTCCGGCGCGGTCTTCGTCTTTCCGGGACAGGGATCGCAGTGGGTCGGCATGGCCGCCGAATTGCTGGATTCCTCGGTGGCGTTCGCCGAGTCCATCGACCAATGCGCCCAGGCCCTGGCTCCGCACATCGACTGGGATCTGCTCGATGTGCTGCGGGAGACCGGGGATGACACCGCGCTGGAACGGGTGGACGTGGTCCAGCCCGCCCTCTGGGCCGTCATGGTGTCCTTGGCGCAGGTGTGGCGCTCGCTCGGCATCGAGCCCTCCGCCGTCATCGGCCACTCACAGGGCGAGATCGCCGCCGCATGCGTAGCCGGTGCCCTCACCCTCGAAGACGGCGCACGACTCATCGCCCTCCGCAGCCGCCTCATCGCGGAGGAACTCGCCGGACACGGCGGCATGGTCTCCCTCACCACCCCCGCCGACCAGGCACACGAGCTACTGACCGGCCACGACGACGTATGGATCGCCACCGTCAACGGACCCACCGCCACCGTCATCGCCGGAACCCCCACCGCACTCACCGACGTCATGGCACAAGCGGAAGCCATCGGGATCCGGGCCCGAGCGATCGCCGTCGACTACGCCTCCCACACCCCTCACGTCGAACGCATCCGCGACCAACTCCTCCAGCTCGCCGCACCCATCACCCCGCGCACGGGCGACATCCCCATGTACTCCACCGTCACCGCCGCGCCCATCGACGGCGCAACCCTCGACGCCGAGTACTGGTACCGCAACCTCCGCCAACCCGTCCGCTTCCACGACACCGTCCACACCCTCGTCACCGACGGACACACCCTCTTCCTCGAAACCAGCCCCCACCCCGTCCTCACCACCGCCATCCAGGAAACCGGCACCCACGCCACCGGCACCCCCCACCCTCCGCCGCAACCACGGTGGCATCCAGCAACTCCTCACCACCCTCGCCACCCTCTGGACCCACGGCCTCACCCCCAACTGGCCAACCCTCCTCACCCCCCACACCACCACCCCCACCGACCTCCCCACCTACCCCTTCCAACGCCACCACTACTGGCTGGACACCGCGGCCCCGCACCGGCACCGCGATACGGCGGGCCCGGATGCGCACGCGGGTTTCTGGGAGGTCGTGGAGCGCGAGGACCTGGAGGGGCTGGCGCGGACCCTGCGGTTGGACGATTCACAGGCGGAGTTGACGACCCTGCTGCCCGCGCTGTCGGCGTGGCATCGACGGCAGAGCGCGGCGTCCACGATGGATGCGTGGCGGTATCGCGAGGACTGGAGGCCGCTGCCCGACACCATCGCGCCCGCGCTGTCCGGCACGTGGCTCGTGGTCCTCGCGCCCGAGCAGAAGGGCGGGGCGCTGCATGA